In Ignavibacteriales bacterium, a genomic segment contains:
- a CDS encoding DUF4249 family protein, translating to MKVEDIKRERGQGTREMGQGSRDRGQGTRERGQGTREMGQGSRDRGQVTREMGQGTREMGLRNAEMEDHSLLSPYKKIKSLSKKYLFHKQSIIKHQPFYILILVLSLCSLFLSSCEENVNPKAPFRDRYILNFIVRGDTSYQIAVLTHSYTVNGVDPYENEIDPAIKDADIKIWYDSDVYTMRDTTIARNDTSRYKSPVYYYYLKNFKPGDDKYVEVKAELTNGRSLSSLTKIPAKISIDSVDRMIPSADKPNYTFAWKSTGTGIYYLSRFRFTYTIREGSTITWYNKEVPITYNRIGDQDLPVFPSITKNSAITFENSALDSAMKEISKGETDKSKFELKKAEYELLVFDKPLSNYYSSIHGYLDDFSVRIDESDYSNVTGGFGIFASYLKQIINVTFKEKYVKSFGYRYGFD from the coding sequence ATGAAAGTAGAAGATATAAAAAGGGAAAGGGGACAAGGGACGAGGGAAATGGGACAAGGGTCGAGAGACAGGGGACAAGGGACGAGAGAAAGGGGACAAGGGACGAGGGAAATGGGACAAGGGTCGAGAGACAGGGGACAAGTGACGAGGGAAATGGGACAAGGGACGAGGGAAATGGGATTGAGGAATGCGGAAATGGAAGATCATTCACTGTTATCGCCCTATAAAAAAATAAAATCATTAAGTAAAAAATATTTATTTCATAAACAATCAATAATCAAGCATCAACCATTTTATATATTAATTTTAGTTCTATCTCTTTGTTCACTCTTTTTGTCTTCCTGCGAAGAGAATGTGAATCCAAAAGCACCTTTTAGGGATAGATATATTTTAAACTTCATTGTACGCGGAGATACTTCCTATCAAATTGCTGTGTTAACACATAGCTATACTGTCAACGGAGTTGATCCTTATGAGAATGAAATTGATCCGGCTATTAAAGATGCTGATATAAAAATCTGGTATGATTCAGATGTTTATACAATGAGGGATACAACAATCGCACGGAATGATACATCACGCTATAAAAGTCCGGTCTATTATTATTATTTAAAAAACTTTAAACCCGGTGATGATAAATATGTTGAAGTTAAGGCTGAATTGACTAACGGAAGAAGTTTATCATCATTAACAAAAATTCCAGCAAAGATAAGTATTGATTCGGTAGACAGAATGATTCCTTCAGCAGACAAACCGAATTACACTTTTGCCTGGAAAAGTACAGGTACTGGAATTTATTATTTATCAAGATTCAGATTTACTTATACAATCAGGGAAGGTTCAACAATTACATGGTACAATAAAGAAGTTCCTATTACTTATAATAGAATTGGAGATCAGGATCTTCCTGTCTTTCCATCAATTACAAAAAATTCAGCTATAACTTTTGAAAATTCAGCGCTCGATTCTGCCATGAAAGAAATTTCCAAGGGTGAAACTGATAAAAGTAAATTTGAATTAAAGAAGGCAGAATATGAATTGTTAGTTTTTGATAAGCCGCTTTCAAATTATTATTCATCAATACATGGTTACCTGGATGATTTTTCTGTACGGATTGATGAAAGTGATTATTCAAATGTTACTGGCGGATTTGGCATTTTTGCCTCATATTTAAAACAGATCATCAATGTTACATTTAAGGAAAAATATGTTAAATCATTTGGTTACAGGTATGGATTTGATTAA